GCGCCGACTGGCCACTCGGTGCATGCATATGCGAAAACTCTTTTACGTTATCCCTGCCTCTTGAATTTGGTCACTCAGTTTGAGATTCTGGGTGGTTGAGATTGCTCTGCCGGCGGGCTTTTTTGGCATCTCACCAGGGACACGATCCTGAATAGATACGGGGAATTCCTCTGGCGTGGCGTATCCCGGGGTGTCATCTCGGGGCTATTGTCCGGAACATGATCAGTCAATCTCGTAACGTCTTAGACGAGCCTTCTGGCAGGTGATGAGAAAAAGGAAAGCAGAATTGTTTGACAGATAACGTTTCCAGAGCCTACGCGGTTCCATTGCCAGGCGGAAAAGCCACTCAAAGCCACTGCGCTGTATGAAACGTGGCGCTTGCCGTTTTATGCCTGCGTGAAAATCGAAAGCCGCACCGACTCCGATGAGTACAGGGGATCGAATACGATCACGGTGGTCTGCCATCCACCTCTCTTGTTTAGGAGTGCTAAGACCTACCCACACAATGTCAGCCCCGCTGTCGTTGATCATATCAACAACCTGCTTATCTTCTTTCTTGGTTAAGGGACGAAATGGTGGTGAATAAACGCCTGCGATCTGAATTCCGGGAAACCGGCGCTTGAGATTCGCTTCAAGGCGCGAGAGAGCCAAATCCGTAGCGCCGTAAAGGAAGTGCTTGTAGCGTATTTCAAGTGACCTCTCGATGACAGCGAGCATGAGGTCCGGACCATAAACGCGCCCGACACGGCGATGTCCGGCGTATTTGAGGAGCCAGACGAGGGGCATGCCGTCCGGTGTTACGAGGCCAGCGGTATTATGAATGCGGCGAAGATTCTCATTCCGCTGGCTTTCCATTATGCCATGTACGCCGGTGACGCAGACATATCGTAATTCTCGTTTTTCAAGCCATTGATCTATGATTTCAAGGGCAAGCTTCATGTTGATGGCGCTAACACCAACACCCAAGATATTCCCTCGCTGTATGTTTTCAGGATCTACAGGCATTTAGAGTCTAGTCAACGATGTCCACCTCAGTGAGGCCCGGAGAGAGGATTTTCAGACGGGACGCATGACCGAGAGCGTTTTTCTTCAATGGCCTCGTCGTATATTTGAATCAGCTGCTGATAATTGGGTGTTGGGCTATATCTGTCCTCGTATGTGCGCCGAGCGTTTTGGCCCATGCGGCGAAGCTCCTCGGGATGACTATCAGCCCATTGAAGCTTCGCCGCTAGGTCTTCTGGCGAACCTGGCTCAAAATGAAGTCCAGTTACGCCATCTTCGACGATCTCCGCCAGAGCACCGAGACGTGACGCGATGACTGGAAGGCCGTTGGCAAATGCTTCGACCAGGACCATGGGAAACCCCTCGTACCAAATCGAGGGCACCACAAGAAAACCCGAAGTCCGCATAGCGACAAAGATCGCGTCTCTATGCTGATATCCTTGAAAACGAACGTTCTCGGGAGCGGAGTGCTGAAGACTTTTTGCAAGCCGCCCGTCGCCCAGTACGTCTATGCATAGATCCAGGCCACGACAGGCGGAAAGTAGGACGGAGAGCCCTTTCTCTTCAGTAAGTCGTCCGACAAACAGTCCGTCGCGCCGTCTTTCCGCGCGGTGGTCGGGGCAGCCTGGATCCGGAACGAAGTTAGGCTTGACGGCGAACTTATGGGCTGGCAAGCCGCCCTGAACGAACTTGTCGCGCGCAAAATTAGATAGAGCAATCCACCTGTCCACTTTGTTTTGCCATGTTCCGAGAGCTCGGTGGACGGCCAGCATTCCCGTGACCACCGTACTGGCAGCACGACTTGAGCGGTAACACCCATGCAGCATCCCCGGCCAAGACACTACCTTATTAAGACAGTCTTCACAGGTATGTCCGTTGCGGAATAATGTCG
The DNA window shown above is from Gammaproteobacteria bacterium and carries:
- a CDS encoding WecB/TagA/CpsF family glycosyltransferase, which encodes MPVDPENIQRGNILGVGVSAINMKLALEIIDQWLEKRELRYVCVTGVHGIMESQRNENLRRIHNTAGLVTPDGMPLVWLLKYAGHRRVGRVYGPDLMLAVIERSLEIRYKHFLYGATDLALSRLEANLKRRFPGIQIAGVYSPPFRPLTKKEDKQVVDMINDSGADIVWVGLSTPKQERWMADHRDRIRSPVLIGVGAAFDFHAGIKRQAPRFIQRSGFEWLFRLAMEPRRLWKRYLSNNSAFLFLITCQKARLRRYEID
- a CDS encoding glycosyltransferase family 4 protein — translated: MNIVLVHNYYQTPGGEDLVFNTEANLLEERGHSVHRYTVHNDDIAHMNRLALAAGTVWRRSEARRMCALFRQIRPNLVHFHNTFPLISPAAYYAAHNEGVPVVQTLHNYRLLCVDATLFRNGHTCEDCLNKVVSWPGMLHGCYRSSRAASTVVTGMLAVHRALGTWQNKVDRWIALSNFARDKFVQGGLPAHKFAVKPNFVPDPGCPDHRAERRRDGLFVGRLTEEKGLSVLLSACRGLDLCIDVLGDGRLAKSLQHSAPENVRFQGYQHRDAIFVAMRTSGFLVVPSIWYEGFPMVLVEAFANGLPVIASRLGALAEIVEDGVTGLHFEPGSPEDLAAKLQWADSHPEELRRMGQNARRTYEDRYSPTPNYQQLIQIYDEAIEEKRSRSCVPSENPLSGPH